One stretch of Synechococcus sp. PCC 7502 DNA includes these proteins:
- a CDS encoding HNH endonuclease: MDRKLYPTDWEQIAIAIKEAVDWKCEKCGKQYRRNGESWAEFFSEWDMQSSEFAEAIDHPQRFTLTVAQLDHVQSNCGGTHPEGNRSNLKALCKPCHLRYDVGQMATKKRLKKERHGQLTLEVTNGSS; the protein is encoded by the coding sequence ATGGATCGTAAGTTGTACCCAACAGATTGGGAGCAAATCGCTATTGCCATAAAAGAAGCAGTTGACTGGAAATGCGAAAAATGCGGCAAACAATATCGCCGCAATGGAGAATCATGGGCTGAGTTCTTTTCAGAGTGGGATATGCAAAGCTCGGAATTTGCCGAGGCAATCGATCATCCCCAGCGATTTACATTGACCGTAGCTCAACTAGATCATGTGCAAAGTAATTGCGGCGGTACGCATCCCGAAGGGAATCGCTCCAACTTAAAAGCCCTATGTAAACCATGCCATCTCAGGTATGACGTTGGACAAATGGCAACGAAAAAACGATTAAAAAAAGAACGTCACGGTCAACTAACACTAGAGGTGACAAATGGCTCAAGTTAA
- a CDS encoding plasmid replication protein, CyRepA1 family yields the protein MLKVPHDFQTYADQVYQEWVIESAIAPELFFANTTVTADEVITYGGDVSYPIHEALNWEIKRWRTSLTGKVQRPEQYGTIIHTINPFTEDEKSAQVFQVKLEHPVLDQTKLKPRKYENPIGQGQVGGFAKIPLSVWQTVALRHNCPIDGSNFWAWVRQHNLPIIICEGMKKACALLSQGYIAIALRGITMGRGRNEQNNVTLQSYLQLFATSDRTVLFCFDTETKPKTKKAVYLAQVRTGKLFEAAGCSVKIIQLPLLPNTDKTGVDDFIVAFGADSFENLYNNSLPLASYQWIWTLKHQLTYKPSLCLNINDLSHTTLDIPKSGIIAIQSAKGTGKTKAIASSVNSADKLALLGHRVSLMRNLCQRLGVDFKGDIDQVSGNFITASAYTLRVGACVDSILAFNPTNFIGCDLVIDEVEQVLRHLISGSTCNKDGKRPALIARLQLLIRFAQRVIVADADLSDMSLDYLKALRGDDNDIYLIQNTYKPQGYPTKFFRAKSDAEITSELLIDISNGKKLFIATDSKASSKAIAKLVNQMKSVRPRLKVLLINSETSGGEIESEFIRNINQKVQDYDVVISTPSMSTGVSIEIQWFDKVYGMFYGTLTDADISQSLSRVRDNIPRVVWCKARGNNFSRIDRSEFPVKIKNTLQSRWDREASLIRASLGADLNLVLNGVTWDNPHIDLWAKIEAANNSSMWSLRDHLLERLIYEGNIVTVINHEDSESNISNLVKEAKQQVKQEQYQAIASAKILLKSQIQDLSKKESRSPDEILNETKTAIANFYCTDDVSPELVEYDRDGQTRIKILRFEALFNTDLAIKSDLDAISKQAKYDQGIFIPDQPCHILGSFIRNKLRLEKFLVLNQEYTNQDLENIGQICRQCAEDIKKYLGFNIPQDQTNIWIFRSLCSQLGITTKSKRVHENNSMTNYCWIDSEAWAQLQAIVARREHRRNEFMVKEEIPPTIIETNQEGAIDLMPNQTKEQEKIADQLVETLAKTNFECLDATLLTKIKNQYSVEVIRQVWQYLSNRVKATIQRWVYPQWLYYDS from the coding sequence ATGCTAAAAGTACCCCACGATTTTCAAACTTATGCTGATCAGGTTTACCAAGAATGGGTAATTGAAAGTGCGATCGCCCCTGAGTTGTTTTTTGCGAACACAACAGTCACTGCCGATGAAGTTATCACGTACGGTGGAGATGTTAGTTATCCCATCCACGAAGCTTTAAATTGGGAAATTAAGCGCTGGCGTACATCGTTAACTGGTAAAGTGCAGCGTCCTGAGCAATATGGGACGATTATTCATACAATTAATCCATTCACAGAGGATGAAAAATCTGCACAAGTATTTCAAGTTAAGCTTGAACATCCAGTTTTAGATCAAACTAAATTAAAGCCCCGTAAATACGAAAATCCAATTGGACAAGGACAAGTGGGTGGATTTGCCAAGATCCCTTTATCAGTTTGGCAAACCGTAGCACTGCGTCATAATTGCCCTATAGATGGTTCTAATTTTTGGGCATGGGTAAGACAGCATAACTTACCGATTATAATTTGCGAAGGCATGAAGAAAGCCTGTGCTTTACTTTCTCAAGGCTATATAGCGATCGCTCTCCGAGGAATCACAATGGGGAGAGGTAGAAACGAACAAAATAATGTAACTCTTCAGTCCTATCTCCAGCTTTTTGCTACTTCGGATCGAACTGTTCTGTTTTGCTTTGATACGGAAACTAAACCTAAAACCAAGAAAGCAGTTTATCTCGCTCAAGTTAGAACTGGAAAACTGTTTGAAGCTGCTGGCTGCTCTGTAAAAATTATTCAATTACCATTGTTACCAAATACTGATAAAACTGGAGTTGATGATTTTATTGTGGCGTTTGGGGCTGATAGCTTTGAGAATTTATACAATAACTCTCTACCACTGGCTAGCTATCAATGGATATGGACTCTAAAGCATCAACTTACCTATAAGCCATCGCTATGTTTGAATATAAATGACCTATCCCATACGACATTAGATATTCCTAAATCTGGCATTATTGCGATCCAGTCTGCTAAGGGTACGGGTAAAACCAAAGCGATCGCCTCGTCAGTTAATAGTGCAGATAAGCTAGCACTCCTTGGTCATAGAGTAAGCCTAATGCGTAACCTTTGCCAACGTCTTGGGGTTGACTTCAAAGGCGATATTGATCAAGTAAGTGGAAACTTTATCACTGCTTCTGCCTATACATTACGAGTTGGTGCCTGTGTAGATAGTATTTTGGCTTTTAATCCCACAAACTTTATTGGTTGTGATTTAGTCATTGATGAAGTAGAACAGGTACTTAGACATCTAATTTCTGGCTCCACTTGCAACAAAGATGGTAAACGCCCCGCATTAATTGCTCGATTACAACTTCTGATTCGCTTTGCTCAAAGGGTGATTGTGGCTGATGCCGACCTCAGCGATATGAGTTTAGACTATCTCAAAGCTTTGCGTGGAGATGATAATGATATTTATTTGATCCAGAATACTTATAAGCCTCAAGGTTATCCAACCAAATTCTTTCGTGCTAAGTCTGATGCTGAAATTACTTCTGAATTATTAATTGATATTTCAAATGGTAAAAAGTTGTTTATTGCTACCGATAGTAAAGCTAGTTCCAAGGCGATCGCTAAGTTAGTAAACCAGATGAAGTCTGTGCGCCCTAGATTAAAAGTACTATTAATCAATTCAGAAACTAGTGGCGGAGAAATCGAATCAGAATTCATTCGTAATATTAATCAAAAAGTTCAAGACTACGATGTGGTTATATCCACGCCTTCAATGAGTACGGGAGTTTCTATTGAAATTCAGTGGTTCGATAAAGTCTATGGGATGTTTTATGGAACTCTCACCGATGCTGATATTAGCCAATCTTTATCTAGAGTGAGAGATAATATCCCCCGTGTAGTTTGGTGTAAAGCCCGAGGTAATAATTTTAGTCGGATTGATCGCTCTGAATTTCCTGTGAAAATAAAGAATACACTCCAAAGTCGTTGGGATCGAGAAGCAAGTTTAATCCGAGCCAGCTTGGGTGCGGATTTAAATCTGGTATTAAATGGCGTAACTTGGGATAATCCGCATATTGATCTTTGGGCAAAAATTGAAGCTGCCAATAATTCTTCTATGTGGTCATTGCGAGATCATCTTTTAGAGCGTCTAATCTACGAGGGTAATATTGTTACAGTTATTAACCATGAAGATAGCGAGTCGAATATTTCTAATCTGGTTAAAGAAGCCAAACAACAAGTAAAGCAAGAACAATATCAGGCGATCGCCTCTGCTAAAATTCTCTTAAAATCACAGATTCAAGATCTTTCTAAAAAGGAATCACGTTCTCCGGATGAAATATTAAATGAAACTAAAACGGCTATTGCAAATTTTTATTGTACCGACGATGTTAGCCCTGAATTAGTTGAATATGATCGTGATGGGCAAACCCGTATCAAGATTCTTCGATTTGAGGCTTTATTTAATACTGACTTAGCAATTAAAAGTGACTTAGATGCCATCTCTAAACAAGCCAAATATGATCAAGGGATTTTTATACCAGATCAACCTTGTCATATTTTAGGTAGCTTCATTCGCAATAAACTAAGACTAGAAAAATTCTTAGTACTTAATCAAGAGTACACAAATCAAGACTTAGAAAATATAGGTCAAATCTGTCGCCAATGTGCAGAAGATATTAAAAAGTATTTAGGGTTTAATATTCCCCAAGATCAAACTAATATCTGGATCTTTCGTAGTTTATGCTCCCAGTTAGGTATTACAACTAAATCAAAGCGAGTGCATGAGAACAATAGTATGACTAACTACTGCTGGATTGATTCTGAGGCATGGGCGCAATTACAAGCAATAGTGGCAAGACGTGAACATCGTCGAAATGAATTTATGGTAAAAGAAGAGATCCCCCCCACCATTATAGAAACTAATCAGGAAGGGGCGATCGATCTAATGCCTAACCAAACTAAAGAACAAGAAAAGATAGCAGATCAGCTTGTAGAAACTTTAGCTAAAACAAATTTTGAGTGTTTAGATGCTACTTTGCTTACAAAAATTAAAAATCAATACTCAGTTGAAGTTATTCGACAAGTTTGGCAGTATTTATCCAATAGGGTAAAGGCTACTATTCAACGGTGGGTATACCCACAATGGCTATACTATGATAGCTAG